In a genomic window of Streptomyces koelreuteriae:
- a CDS encoding tyrosine-type recombinase/integrase, translated as METTYDVKVYKILTYKGARKTTYTVRWVVAGKRWREPFDTVALAEGFRSELIRATGKGEAFVIATGLPVSHRSKSAAMSWYKFAVEYVDARWPQIGGNSRKNMAKTLTATTIALLRAKPTQFAPAAVRSALREWAFNTNRRPDAPRDVVAILRWVERNSLPVSAWEDPEKVDQVLRAIDTRLDGKQAAAWSRKRNRRILNVAMKYAIRRRILRTNPLPKGKESTAVVKTTNAVDKRSLLNPEQAAAILDWIRRRPRGGERLHAFFATLYYCGPRPEEAVAMRVEDVTLPEPDAADQWCELLFHTATPEVGKQWTDTGEIHEQRDLKGRAEGETRTVPGHPALTRILRQHIEDEELKPGDLLFQGESGGILAGSVIRRAWRSARKAVLPPHVFDSPTGRRVYDNRNTRLTKWLNDGIPPAQVAEWAGNSVAVLLATYARCIDGQLPDLKRRLEAAGDLPEVPGVG; from the coding sequence ATGGAGACGACGTACGACGTGAAGGTCTACAAGATCCTCACCTACAAGGGCGCCCGGAAGACCACATACACCGTGCGCTGGGTGGTCGCAGGGAAGCGCTGGCGTGAGCCCTTCGACACCGTCGCCCTCGCCGAAGGCTTCCGCTCCGAACTCATCCGGGCCACCGGCAAGGGCGAGGCATTCGTCATCGCCACCGGACTCCCGGTGTCCCACCGCTCCAAGTCGGCTGCCATGAGCTGGTACAAGTTCGCCGTCGAGTACGTGGATGCCCGGTGGCCGCAAATCGGCGGCAATAGCCGCAAGAACATGGCCAAGACCCTGACGGCGACCACCATCGCGTTGCTGCGGGCCAAGCCCACTCAGTTCGCACCTGCGGCCGTGCGCTCCGCTCTGCGTGAGTGGGCGTTCAACACGAACCGACGCCCCGACGCACCCCGAGACGTGGTGGCCATCCTCCGATGGGTCGAGCGGAACTCCCTGCCCGTCTCGGCCTGGGAGGACCCGGAGAAGGTCGACCAGGTCCTGCGCGCCATCGACACGCGCCTCGACGGCAAGCAAGCGGCGGCCTGGTCCCGCAAGCGCAACCGCCGCATCCTCAACGTCGCCATGAAGTACGCGATCCGGCGGCGCATCCTGCGGACCAACCCGCTCCCCAAGGGGAAGGAGTCGACGGCCGTCGTGAAGACCACCAACGCCGTGGACAAGCGATCCCTGCTGAACCCTGAGCAGGCGGCAGCGATCCTCGACTGGATACGACGCCGGCCGCGCGGTGGTGAGCGACTTCACGCCTTCTTCGCCACGCTGTACTACTGCGGTCCACGGCCCGAGGAAGCCGTAGCGATGCGGGTGGAGGACGTGACCCTGCCCGAGCCCGACGCCGCCGACCAGTGGTGCGAGCTGCTGTTCCACACCGCGACCCCAGAGGTCGGAAAGCAGTGGACCGACACGGGGGAGATCCACGAACAGCGCGACCTGAAGGGCCGTGCGGAGGGTGAGACCCGCACTGTCCCGGGGCATCCAGCCCTCACGCGCATCCTTCGGCAGCACATCGAGGACGAAGAGCTCAAGCCGGGTGACCTGCTGTTCCAAGGCGAGTCTGGCGGCATCCTCGCCGGTTCAGTCATTCGTCGGGCATGGCGCAGCGCGCGCAAGGCTGTACTGCCCCCGCACGTCTTCGACTCGCCCACCGGCCGGCGCGTCTACGACAACCGGAACACGCGCCTGACGAAGTGGCTGAACGACGGGATACCGCCCGCCCAGGTGGCGGAGTGGGCCGGGAACAGCGTCGCCGTACTTCTCGCCACGTACGCCCGCTGCATCGACGGCCAGCTGCCGGACCTGAAGCGGCGGCTGGAAGCCGCGGGCGATCTGCCGGAGGTGCCTGGTGTTGGCTGA
- a CDS encoding dynamin family protein yields MVTLDVRPQLLDALSALRDRVAAARFPLPLAGAPRARANRDELLAQLDDYLVPRLREPEAPLLAVVGGSTGAGKSTLVNSLVGRRVSEAGVLRPTTRTPVLVCHPEDHHWFGGMRVLPDLTRVWAPQQNDTDDLLLPGEDPARVLRIESADTLPPGLALLDAPDIDSLVSDNRVLAAELICAADIWVMVTTAARYADAVPWHMLRTAKEYDVTLVTVLDRVPHQVVAEVSRQYGALLTKAGLGHVPRFTVPELPESAFGGGLLPLTAVAQLRTWLIHQAQEPAARQQVLARTAYGVLDSLKSRMPELAGAAAAQHSAALRLTSAVEGAYDSEHKRVRGRLQAGAVLAGDALKRWRAFPLDCTATELLDALVESLSALLLCAVTAADERVDDAWRREPAAAAPELAPGDSAAESAEHRIGLAVRRWRRELEEYAEDEVGELDRGAAPDPELIAALVATGLLGGRRGRMAGEGLAERIGAHGALRLRDRAGRLLAQHVDRVLYAERERRLAPLDALDVHPEHQAELIAALSVLQKER; encoded by the coding sequence GTGGTGACCTTGGACGTAAGGCCTCAGCTGCTCGACGCACTCTCCGCCCTGCGCGACCGTGTCGCCGCCGCACGCTTCCCGCTGCCCCTGGCGGGGGCCCCACGCGCGCGTGCCAACCGCGACGAACTGCTCGCGCAGCTCGACGACTACTTGGTGCCCCGGTTGCGGGAGCCCGAAGCGCCGCTTCTGGCCGTCGTGGGCGGATCGACCGGAGCCGGGAAATCGACCCTGGTCAACTCCCTCGTAGGACGGCGGGTCAGCGAGGCGGGCGTGCTGCGGCCGACAACCCGGACGCCCGTGCTGGTCTGCCACCCGGAGGACCATCACTGGTTCGGAGGGATGAGGGTGCTGCCCGACCTCACGCGCGTGTGGGCACCCCAGCAGAACGACACGGACGACCTGCTGCTCCCCGGCGAGGACCCCGCGCGCGTGCTGCGCATCGAGAGCGCCGACACGCTGCCCCCCGGCCTCGCCCTGCTCGACGCGCCCGACATCGACTCCCTGGTCTCCGACAACCGCGTCCTGGCCGCCGAGCTCATCTGCGCGGCCGACATCTGGGTCATGGTCACCACCGCCGCCCGCTACGCCGACGCCGTGCCCTGGCACATGCTGCGCACCGCCAAGGAGTACGACGTCACCCTCGTCACCGTGCTCGACCGGGTGCCCCACCAGGTGGTCGCCGAGGTGTCCCGGCAGTACGGTGCCCTGCTCACCAAGGCCGGCCTCGGACACGTACCGCGCTTCACCGTGCCCGAGCTGCCCGAGTCGGCCTTCGGCGGCGGCCTCCTGCCGCTCACCGCCGTCGCCCAGCTCCGCACCTGGCTGATCCACCAGGCCCAGGAGCCGGCCGCCCGGCAGCAGGTCCTGGCCCGCACGGCGTACGGCGTCCTCGACTCGCTCAAGTCCCGGATGCCCGAGCTGGCCGGCGCCGCCGCCGCGCAGCACTCGGCCGCGCTGCGGCTCACCAGCGCCGTCGAGGGGGCGTACGACAGCGAGCACAAGCGCGTGCGGGGCCGGTTGCAGGCCGGGGCGGTGCTCGCCGGGGACGCGCTCAAGCGGTGGCGAGCCTTCCCCCTGGACTGCACCGCCACCGAACTCCTCGACGCGCTCGTGGAGAGCCTCAGCGCGCTGCTGCTGTGCGCCGTCACGGCCGCCGACGAGCGCGTGGACGACGCCTGGCGGCGCGAACCGGCCGCGGCCGCCCCGGAGCTCGCGCCGGGCGATTCGGCGGCGGAGAGCGCCGAGCACCGGATCGGGCTGGCCGTGCGGCGGTGGCGGCGGGAGCTCGAGGAGTACGCCGAGGACGAGGTCGGCGAGCTCGACCGCGGCGCCGCACCCGACCCCGAGCTGATCGCCGCCCTGGTCGCCACCGGCCTGCTGGGCGGCCGCCGGGGCCGGATGGCGGGGGAGGGGCTCGCCGAGCGGATCGGCGCCCACGGCGCCCTGCGGCTGCGCGACCGGGCCGGCCGGCTGCTCGCCCAGCACGTCGACCGGGTCCTGTACGCCGAACGTGAGCGCCGGCTCGCCCCGCTCGACGCCCTCGACGTCCACCCCGAGCACCAGGCCGAACTCATCGCCGCGCTGTCCGTACTGCAGAAGGAGAGGTGA
- a CDS encoding YfjP family GTPase → MTAVTDQDHTEHADQPGDGGKAGSAGGSAGSSSAQPFQAAQNGSHARVQDDRTDSTGAWDDGLIARRVNETTDGSQFAPADSRSAAPPAMRPLVYDGALRSRLEALRELVGLSRTRLDSRTLAEAGRVLDEASARRRLSGQHTVVAIAGATGSGKSQLFNALAGVAISETGVRRPTTAAPIACSWSDGAASLIERLGIPPRLRRRPLPTGDAESRLHGLVLIDLPDHDSAAVQHREHVDRILALVDAVIWVVDPEKYADAVLHERYLRPMAAHAEIMFVVLNQIDRLPGEAADQVLDDLRRLLDEDGIALGEYGEPGTTVLPVSALTGEGIGDLREALGQFVGERGAPARRVAADVDVAAARLWPVYATRRRTGLSEQAREEFADRLADAVGATAAGEAAERAWLRNANRACGTPWLRLWRWYQDHGEPTTGRLPSRTQADEEATARQRVEQAVRTVADRASAGLPVPWAQAVREAATRGSQGLPEALDELTVRAGVPTGRPPRPGWWPMAVFSQASMTILQFLGGLWLLGQIFQIMSPNLGVPVLLMVIGIVGGPLIEWSCRMAARGPARRYGLEAERRLRKAAAGCGRARVLDPVAAELLRYLEVREQYGRVVGAGR, encoded by the coding sequence GTGACCGCCGTCACTGACCAGGACCACACCGAGCACGCCGATCAGCCAGGCGACGGGGGCAAGGCGGGATCCGCCGGAGGGTCCGCCGGAAGTTCCTCCGCCCAGCCCTTTCAGGCTGCCCAGAACGGCTCCCACGCGCGCGTGCAGGACGACCGTACGGACTCCACGGGCGCCTGGGACGACGGGCTCATCGCACGCCGCGTCAACGAGACGACGGACGGAAGCCAGTTCGCCCCCGCGGACAGCCGGTCCGCCGCCCCGCCCGCGATGAGACCACTGGTGTACGACGGGGCGCTGCGCTCCCGCCTCGAGGCGCTGCGCGAACTGGTGGGTCTCTCCCGCACCCGCCTCGACAGCAGGACGCTGGCGGAGGCGGGCCGGGTGCTCGACGAGGCGTCCGCGCGGCGCAGGCTCTCCGGGCAGCACACCGTCGTCGCCATCGCGGGCGCCACCGGCAGCGGCAAGTCGCAGCTGTTCAACGCGCTCGCCGGTGTGGCCATCTCGGAGACCGGAGTACGCCGTCCCACCACCGCGGCGCCCATCGCGTGCAGTTGGAGCGACGGGGCGGCGAGCCTCATCGAACGGCTCGGCATCCCGCCCCGGCTGCGCCGGCGGCCGCTGCCGACCGGGGACGCGGAGTCCCGGCTGCACGGGCTCGTCCTGATCGACCTGCCCGACCACGACTCGGCCGCCGTACAGCACCGGGAGCATGTGGACCGCATCCTGGCGCTCGTCGACGCGGTCATCTGGGTCGTCGACCCTGAGAAGTACGCCGACGCCGTCCTCCATGAGCGCTATCTGCGGCCGATGGCGGCCCACGCGGAGATCATGTTCGTGGTCCTCAACCAGATCGACCGGCTGCCCGGGGAGGCCGCCGATCAGGTCCTCGACGATCTGCGGCGACTCCTTGACGAGGACGGCATCGCCCTCGGGGAGTACGGCGAACCGGGTACGACCGTGCTCCCGGTGTCCGCGCTCACCGGGGAGGGCATCGGGGACCTGCGCGAGGCGCTCGGCCAGTTCGTGGGGGAGCGCGGGGCGCCCGCCCGTCGCGTCGCGGCCGATGTGGACGTCGCGGCCGCGCGGTTGTGGCCCGTCTACGCCACCAGGCGGCGTACGGGGCTCAGCGAGCAGGCCCGGGAGGAGTTCGCGGACCGGCTGGCCGACGCGGTGGGCGCCACGGCGGCGGGGGAGGCGGCCGAACGGGCGTGGCTGCGCAACGCCAACCGCGCGTGCGGTACGCCCTGGCTGCGGCTGTGGCGCTGGTACCAGGACCACGGCGAGCCCACCACGGGCCGGCTCCCCTCGCGCACGCAGGCCGACGAGGAGGCGACCGCCAGGCAGCGGGTCGAGCAGGCGGTCCGTACGGTGGCCGACCGGGCCTCGGCCGGGCTGCCCGTGCCCTGGGCGCAGGCGGTGCGCGAGGCGGCCACCCGTGGCTCCCAGGGGCTGCCCGAGGCGCTGGACGAGCTGACCGTGCGCGCGGGGGTGCCGACGGGGCGGCCGCCGCGGCCGGGATGGTGGCCGATGGCCGTGTTCTCCCAGGCCTCCATGACGATCCTTCAGTTCCTGGGCGGGCTGTGGCTGCTGGGCCAGATCTTCCAGATCATGTCGCCGAACCTGGGCGTGCCGGTGCTGCTGATGGTGATCGGCATCGTCGGCGGTCCGCTGATCGAGTGGAGCTGCCGGATGGCGGCCCGCGGCCCGGCCCGCCGCTACGGCCTGGAGGCGGAGCGGCGACTGCGCAAGGCGGCGGCCGGGTGCGGCAGGGCCCGGGTGCTGGATCCGGTGGCGGCGGAGCTGCTGCGGTACCTGGAGGTGCGGGAGCAGTACGGGAGGGTGGTGGGGGCCGGGCGATGA
- a CDS encoding single-stranded DNA-binding protein translates to MNETMVCAVGRVATQPVYREMASGPSARFRLAVTARYWDREKNAWTDGHTNFFTVWANRQLATNTAASLTVGEPVIVQGRLKVRTDVREGQSWTSADLDAVAIGHDLAWGTSAFRRGGKQETAAAPTAPEPNWETPPDDSEAHSDPSAQRQPEPAAVT, encoded by the coding sequence ATGAACGAGACGATGGTCTGCGCGGTCGGCAGGGTGGCGACGCAGCCGGTGTACCGGGAGATGGCGTCCGGCCCGTCGGCGAGGTTCCGGCTGGCGGTGACCGCGCGCTACTGGGACCGCGAGAAGAACGCGTGGACGGACGGGCACACCAACTTCTTCACGGTGTGGGCCAACCGCCAGCTCGCCACGAACACGGCGGCGTCGCTGACGGTGGGCGAGCCCGTGATCGTGCAGGGCAGGCTGAAGGTGCGGACCGATGTGCGCGAGGGCCAGAGCTGGACCTCGGCGGACCTCGACGCGGTCGCGATCGGCCACGATCTCGCCTGGGGCACCTCGGCCTTCCGGCGCGGAGGGAAGCAGGAAACGGCGGCCGCGCCGACCGCACCTGAGCCCAACTGGGAGACACCGCCGGATGATTCAGAGGCGCACTCGGACCCATCCGCTCAACGACAGCCGGAGCCAGCAGCAGTGACGTGA
- a CDS encoding Cys-Gln thioester bond-forming surface protein, producing the protein MFASFSALFVRRRGAARLGAATLVSGLVAAGVLAGAGQAAAGDETTQGEGGAAATIAGLKTYGTAVIHGGTGEQQVSAGLFEMSVEGGGMLQTYCVDLHNPTQRDAKYHETPWGGTSLGANKNAGRIRWILQNSYPQVNDLAALARKAGVRGALTEQDAAAGTQVAIWRYSDDVAVDALDPQAEQLADFLEKNARNLPEPRASLTLDPPAVSGRPGELLGPVTVHTNAGGVTVAPPADAATSGVRIVDKQGRAITSAADGGQVFFDVPEDAAAGSAELTVQASTTVPVGRAFASESRSQTQILAGSSESTVSATAGATWAKQGAIPALSAAKNCAKGGVDIIASNKGDEPYTFELAGLEHTIAAGETRTVTVPLQEDQAYDFTIHGPGGFTQRFTGMLDCQTRSSETGTATQTLSEPSPATVGGTATDTNLAETGSTGVTPLIAGIALTLVVIGGATLIVLRRKASPTID; encoded by the coding sequence GTGTTTGCTTCGTTCTCGGCGTTGTTCGTACGCAGGCGAGGGGCGGCCCGCCTCGGCGCCGCGACGCTGGTGTCCGGGCTCGTCGCCGCGGGCGTGCTGGCCGGTGCCGGCCAGGCCGCCGCCGGCGATGAGACGACGCAGGGTGAGGGCGGGGCGGCCGCGACCATAGCCGGACTCAAGACGTACGGCACCGCGGTGATTCACGGCGGCACCGGGGAACAGCAGGTGTCGGCGGGCCTGTTCGAGATGTCCGTCGAGGGCGGCGGCATGCTGCAGACGTACTGCGTCGACCTCCACAACCCCACGCAGCGGGACGCCAAGTACCACGAGACGCCCTGGGGCGGCACGTCCCTCGGTGCCAACAAGAACGCCGGCCGGATCCGCTGGATCCTGCAGAACTCCTACCCGCAGGTGAACGACCTCGCGGCGCTCGCGCGGAAGGCGGGCGTGCGCGGTGCGCTGACCGAGCAGGACGCGGCGGCCGGTACGCAGGTGGCGATCTGGCGCTACTCGGACGACGTGGCCGTCGACGCCCTCGACCCGCAGGCCGAACAGCTCGCGGACTTCCTGGAGAAGAACGCCCGGAATCTGCCCGAGCCCCGGGCCTCGCTCACCCTCGACCCGCCCGCCGTCTCCGGCCGGCCGGGCGAGCTGCTCGGCCCGGTCACGGTGCACACCAACGCCGGCGGCGTGACGGTGGCGCCGCCCGCGGACGCCGCCACGAGCGGGGTGCGGATCGTCGACAAGCAGGGCAGGGCCATCACGTCCGCGGCCGACGGCGGGCAGGTGTTCTTCGACGTTCCCGAGGACGCGGCGGCCGGCTCGGCCGAACTGACCGTGCAGGCCTCGACCACCGTGCCGGTCGGCCGGGCCTTCGCCTCCGAGAGCCGCAGCCAGACGCAGATCCTGGCCGGCTCCAGCGAGTCGACGGTGTCCGCGACGGCCGGGGCGACCTGGGCGAAGCAGGGCGCGATACCGGCACTGTCGGCGGCGAAGAACTGCGCCAAGGGCGGCGTGGACATCATCGCGTCCAACAAGGGCGACGAGCCGTACACCTTCGAACTGGCCGGACTGGAGCACACCATCGCCGCGGGCGAGACCAGGACGGTGACGGTCCCGCTCCAGGAGGACCAGGCCTACGACTTCACGATCCACGGCCCCGGCGGCTTCACCCAGCGCTTCACCGGCATGCTGGACTGCCAGACCCGGAGCAGCGAGACGGGCACGGCCACCCAGACCCTCAGCGAACCGAGCCCGGCCACGGTGGGCGGCACGGCCACCGACACCAACCTCGCCGAAACCGGCTCCACCGGCGTCACCCCGCTCATCGCGGGCATCGCCCTCACCTTGGTCGTCATCGGCGGAGCAACCCTGATCGTCCTCCGACGCAAGGCGTCCCCGACGATCGACTGA
- a CDS encoding glutamate ABC transporter substrate-binding protein: MRARRLRAGLKGWGGVATMAVACALVAVFALCVPLSGRGLDDGRSVTQASQTTVEKAEEDCEAPEKQTLSPSSADGDTIQAIKDREGEKRKLIVGVDQNSYRWGYRNPNSGKTAELEGFDIDLVHRIADDILGDPDAVQFKAIPTDQRIPAIQDGRVDMVVRTMTINCDRIEDVAFSAPYFKTGQQVLAPKSSPVKGYDDTLADRKICTAAGSTAYSTLEADQKDGKLPATTDISTTVPNQLDCLVRLQLGEVDAVVTDGALAASQAAQDPTVQLKGDAFTAEYYGVAMKKDADDLVRRVNQILVDYREDTANGWQASYGKWLSATLGKDAKKSEPPAPQYLRNT; this comes from the coding sequence ATGCGAGCACGACGTCTGCGGGCCGGCCTGAAGGGCTGGGGCGGGGTGGCGACGATGGCGGTCGCCTGCGCCCTGGTGGCGGTCTTCGCGCTGTGCGTCCCGCTGTCCGGACGGGGCCTCGACGACGGCCGGTCCGTCACGCAGGCCTCCCAGACCACCGTCGAAAAGGCCGAAGAGGACTGCGAGGCCCCCGAGAAGCAGACGCTGTCGCCCTCCTCCGCCGACGGTGACACCATCCAGGCGATCAAGGACCGCGAGGGCGAGAAGCGCAAGCTGATCGTCGGCGTCGACCAGAACAGCTACCGCTGGGGCTACCGCAACCCCAACAGCGGCAAGACCGCGGAGCTCGAGGGCTTCGACATCGACCTGGTCCACCGCATCGCCGACGACATACTCGGCGACCCGGACGCCGTCCAGTTCAAGGCGATCCCCACCGACCAGCGCATCCCGGCCATCCAGGACGGCCGCGTGGACATGGTCGTCCGCACGATGACGATCAACTGCGACCGCATCGAGGACGTCGCCTTCTCCGCGCCCTACTTCAAGACGGGACAGCAGGTCCTCGCCCCGAAGTCCTCGCCCGTCAAGGGCTACGACGACACGCTCGCGGACCGCAAGATCTGCACCGCGGCCGGCTCGACGGCCTACTCCACGCTGGAGGCCGACCAGAAGGACGGCAAACTCCCCGCCACCACCGACATATCCACGACCGTCCCGAACCAACTCGACTGTCTGGTCAGGCTCCAGCTCGGCGAGGTCGACGCCGTGGTCACCGACGGAGCGCTCGCGGCGAGCCAGGCGGCACAGGATCCGACGGTCCAGCTCAAGGGCGACGCCTTCACTGCCGAGTACTACGGCGTGGCGATGAAGAAGGACGCCGACGATCTGGTACGCCGGGTCAACCAGATCCTGGTGGACTACCGCGAGGACACCGCGAACGGCTGGCAGGCCTCGTACGGGAAATGGCTGTCGGCGACACTGGGCAAGGATGCGAAGAAGTCGGAACCACCGGCTCCGCAGTACCTCCGCAACACCTGA
- a CDS encoding serine/threonine-protein kinase, translating into MTETRICQRPTCTGAYEDVGGGELYCDTCGLAPVVAAGGPPSGGGMVASPPTGITAGGKGGSRGSGASGSSRSSSRSSRTSSQSSKSRRSVSGRLSRSLSGKSTSRSVSVRSSGSGAGSSSRGRLGAGLVQVPPIPRPDPREMVLDNPEVPERKRFCSRSDCGAQVGRARGDRPGRTEGFCTKCGHPYSFVPKLKSGDVVHGQYEVVGCLAHGGLGWIYLAVDRAVSDRWVVLKGLLDTGDQDAMAAAISERRFLAEIEHANIVRIYNFVEHLDQRTGSLDGYIVMEYVGGKSLKEIANGRRTAQGRRDPLPVEQACAYGIEALEALGHLHSRNLLYCDFKVDNAIQTEDQLKLIDMGAVRRMDDEESAIYGTVGYQAPEVAEAGPSVASDLFTVARTLAVLTFDFQGYTNVYADSLPDPDHIEVFRQYESFYRLLVRATDPDPARRFASAQEMTEQLTGVLREVVSLQTGRARPALSTLFGPELRVTDTELFPRLDGEVSRLGARAVRTRRGSPTAAALPAAAQLPAGGEQPHTQLPAGGPLPTGLVRPVDAPAATLALPVPRVDPTDPNAGFLAGLMTSAPAELLGALAAAPAPSTETRLRQIRAWLETGEPAAALEALVTLEGERPDDWRVVWYRGVAALVTGDDEGAALAFDAIYDAFPGEIAPKLALALCAEVLGQLDNAAEYYRLVWSTDPSYVSAAFGLARVQLASGDRRSAVTTLESVPESSIHYTAARVAAVRARLRQRTAAASDVPFLEDLTAAAAQVEALEAYGLDPARREQLSAEVLGSALDWVLSGGQGSVPPAAGGRTLLGSGLDERGLRFGLERSYRTLARLARGGEERIDLVERANRYRPRTWV; encoded by the coding sequence ATGACCGAGACACGCATCTGTCAACGCCCCACCTGCACGGGCGCCTACGAGGACGTGGGCGGCGGCGAGCTGTACTGCGACACCTGCGGACTCGCCCCGGTCGTCGCGGCTGGGGGTCCCCCCTCTGGGGGAGGCATGGTCGCCTCGCCCCCCACCGGCATCACCGCCGGCGGCAAGGGCGGCTCCCGCGGCTCGGGCGCCAGCGGCAGCTCCCGCTCCAGCAGCCGCAGTTCCCGTACGTCGTCCCAGTCGTCGAAGTCCCGCCGCTCGGTGTCGGGGCGGCTCTCGCGCTCCCTGTCAGGCAAGTCGACGAGCCGCTCGGTGTCGGTGCGCAGCTCCGGTTCCGGCGCCGGTTCCTCCTCCCGGGGGCGGCTGGGCGCCGGGCTGGTGCAGGTGCCGCCGATCCCGCGGCCCGACCCGCGCGAGATGGTCCTGGACAACCCCGAGGTGCCCGAGCGGAAGCGGTTCTGCTCGCGCTCCGACTGCGGCGCCCAGGTGGGCCGGGCGCGCGGTGACCGGCCGGGGCGTACGGAGGGGTTCTGCACCAAGTGCGGCCACCCGTACTCGTTCGTGCCGAAGCTGAAGTCCGGTGACGTCGTGCACGGCCAGTACGAGGTGGTCGGCTGCCTCGCGCACGGCGGCCTGGGCTGGATCTACCTCGCCGTCGACCGGGCGGTCTCGGACCGCTGGGTGGTCCTCAAAGGCCTGCTGGACACCGGCGACCAGGACGCGATGGCCGCGGCGATCTCCGAGCGGCGCTTCCTCGCGGAGATCGAGCACGCCAACATCGTGCGGATCTACAACTTCGTGGAGCACCTGGACCAGCGCACGGGCTCCCTCGACGGCTACATCGTCATGGAGTACGTCGGCGGCAAATCGCTGAAGGAGATCGCCAACGGCCGCCGCACAGCGCAGGGCAGGCGCGATCCGCTGCCGGTGGAGCAGGCCTGTGCGTACGGCATCGAGGCGCTGGAGGCGCTCGGCCATCTGCACAGCCGCAACCTGCTGTACTGCGACTTCAAGGTCGACAACGCGATCCAGACCGAGGACCAGCTCAAGCTGATCGACATGGGCGCGGTGCGCAGGATGGACGACGAGGAGTCGGCCATCTACGGCACGGTGGGCTATCAGGCCCCGGAGGTGGCCGAGGCCGGTCCGTCGGTGGCGAGCGACCTCTTCACCGTCGCCCGCACGCTCGCCGTCCTGACCTTCGACTTCCAGGGCTACACCAACGTCTACGCGGACTCCCTGCCCGACCCGGACCACATCGAGGTCTTCCGGCAGTACGAGTCGTTCTACCGCCTGCTGGTCCGCGCCACCGACCCCGACCCGGCCCGCCGGTTCGCCTCCGCGCAGGAGATGACCGAGCAGCTCACCGGCGTCCTGCGGGAGGTCGTCTCCCTCCAGACGGGCCGCGCCCGGCCCGCCCTGTCCACCCTGTTCGGACCCGAACTGCGGGTCACGGACACGGAGCTGTTCCCACGGCTGGACGGTGAGGTGTCCCGGCTGGGAGCGCGGGCGGTGCGGACGCGGCGCGGCTCCCCCACGGCGGCCGCGCTGCCCGCCGCCGCTCAGCTCCCCGCAGGCGGCGAGCAACCCCACACCCAGCTCCCCGCAGGCGGTCCGCTTCCCACCGGCCTCGTCAGACCCGTCGACGCCCCCGCCGCCACCCTCGCCCTGCCCGTGCCCCGGGTCGACCCGACCGACCCCAACGCCGGTTTCCTGGCGGGCCTGATGACCTCCGCGCCCGCCGAGCTGCTCGGAGCCCTCGCCGCGGCCCCGGCCCCGTCGACCGAGACGCGGCTGCGGCAGATCAGGGCCTGGCTGGAGACCGGCGAGCCGGCCGCCGCGCTGGAGGCCCTGGTCACGCTGGAGGGCGAGCGGCCCGACGACTGGCGGGTGGTCTGGTACCGGGGCGTGGCCGCGCTGGTCACCGGCGACGACGAGGGCGCAGCGCTCGCCTTCGACGCGATCTACGACGCCTTCCCGGGCGAGATCGCGCCCAAGCTGGCGCTGGCCCTGTGCGCGGAGGTGCTGGGTCAGCTCGACAACGCCGCCGAGTACTACCGGCTGGTGTGGTCGACCGACCCGAGCTATGTCAGCGCCGCGTTCGGGCTGGCCCGCGTCCAACTGGCGAGCGGGGACCGGCGCAGCGCCGTGACGACGCTGGAGTCGGTCCCGGAGTCCTCCATCCACTACACGGCCGCGCGCGTGGCGGCGGTACGGGCGCGGCTGAGGCAGCGCACGGCGGCCGCCTCCGACGTACCGTTCCTGGAGGATCTCACGGCCGCCGCGGCCCAGGTCGAGGCGCTGGAGGCGTACGGTCTGGACCCGGCGCGGCGTGAGCAGTTGTCGGCCGAGGTCCTCGGCAGTGCGCTGGACTGGGTACTCTCCGGGGGCCAGGGTTCCGTCCCTCCCGCCGCCGGGGGACGGACGCTGCTCGGCAGCGGCCTGGACGAGCGGGGCCTGCGTTTCGGCCTGGAACGCTCGTACCGCACGCTGGCCCGGCTGGCGCGGGGCGGCGAGGAGAGGATCGACCTGGTGGAACGTGCCAATCGTTACCGCCCCCGGACGTGGGTGTAG